One segment of Polaribacter huanghezhanensis DNA contains the following:
- a CDS encoding T9SS type B sorting domain-containing protein → MRRLLSVFIVLFTLTAYGQKEANYWYFGQNAGLDFTSGSPVALQDGKLSTLEGCSTISDKDGKLLFYSDGTTVYDSSHQIMKYTNGTLATDLYGDPSSTQSALVVPNPTDPTIYYIFTVQAYGGNGFNYYTIDISKNGGLGEIISGPVNLSDGKKGSWSEKVTAVQGAGCNTIWILSTVNNQFYAYKIDGNGVDTANPVISTTNYSLRDRRGYLKVSPDGKKIALADFTYNNNISNGNLILYDFDTSNGSVGNTATVLANAANDGAHYGVEFSQSSSKLYASTFDGTNNKVYQFDLTQANIKTTKNLIHSQIGYRGALQLGPDGKIYAAVSVNYNIGTQFLDVIENPDDDASNITYTEDKIDLGPGIATQGLPPFIQSFFSPVKILDSDTKTIDLTTGTHQVCIGDSFSFEPELNGVAGSTYTWTKTGDPTVNVDTRKITINNTNYGSGTYNLEMIINDGCGRVKKYNGSVEILFVPKPTTTAIPVYEQCDIDSNPIDGITSFNLESKEAELTNNTAGISVTFYETTDVNFTSPITNKVGYRNTVSTNTGNHKLVVRLTNNTTGCYDDGELELKVNATALNTYPDLYVCEIDLNAAVPGSRNSTGSGNAFYDFDIKTADIIANSGGAFSSTTHNFEYYRTANDASLQTNQMVAPYEDDLFTNNADVFVRISTKGANACSGIGQFKIFVNTRPIPQGNTTPMYLCVNNPIDNPQQITIDLDGNTGNPTDTYQWFLNGNIITGATNAIHKANVQGTYKVEAYRAYQNDINDTTDDTSCTGYNTFTVLESNKALILSTDLIDDQDNPDANILTVTISGIGEYEYALNSTRLADFTKGTENLTFTFKDVKPGLNTVYIRDVNGCGTVNSQKLSFLFFQRHFSPNNDGIYDTWKILGTNNAFYKSARVEIFNRYGKVVAIITDKNGNGWDGTYNGNKLPSNDYWFNAVLEDINGTIRKETGHFSLLRK, encoded by the coding sequence ATGAGAAGATTATTAAGTGTATTTATAGTTCTATTTACCTTAACAGCGTACGGACAAAAAGAAGCAAATTATTGGTATTTTGGTCAAAATGCTGGGTTAGACTTTACCTCGGGGTCTCCAGTTGCTTTACAAGATGGAAAATTGAGCACACTTGAAGGTTGTTCTACAATTTCTGATAAAGACGGAAAATTATTATTTTATTCTGATGGAACAACTGTTTATGACAGTTCTCATCAAATAATGAAATATACAAATGGAACCTTAGCTACAGATTTATATGGCGATCCTTCAAGTACACAATCTGCACTCGTTGTTCCAAATCCAACCGATCCAACTATTTACTACATTTTTACGGTACAAGCATACGGTGGCAACGGATTTAATTATTACACAATTGATATTTCTAAAAATGGTGGATTAGGAGAAATTATCTCCGGACCTGTAAATTTATCAGACGGAAAAAAAGGTAGTTGGTCAGAGAAAGTCACTGCAGTTCAAGGTGCTGGATGTAATACCATTTGGATTTTATCAACTGTAAACAATCAATTTTACGCATATAAAATTGATGGAAATGGTGTTGATACTGCAAATCCAGTAATCAGTACAACTAATTATTCATTAAGAGATAGAAGAGGGTATTTAAAAGTTTCTCCTGACGGAAAAAAGATTGCCCTTGCAGATTTTACTTATAACAACAACATTAGTAACGGAAATTTAATTTTATATGATTTTGATACTTCTAATGGTTCAGTTGGAAATACAGCTACGGTTTTAGCAAATGCAGCAAATGATGGAGCGCATTACGGAGTAGAATTTTCTCAATCTTCTTCTAAATTATATGCCTCTACATTTGATGGCACAAACAATAAAGTGTATCAATTCGATTTAACTCAAGCTAATATTAAAACGACAAAAAACTTAATTCATTCTCAGATTGGGTATCGTGGTGCATTACAATTAGGGCCAGACGGAAAAATTTACGCCGCCGTTTCTGTAAATTATAATATCGGAACACAATTTTTAGATGTGATCGAAAACCCTGATGATGATGCTTCAAATATTACTTACACAGAAGACAAAATTGACTTAGGTCCTGGAATAGCAACTCAAGGCTTGCCTCCGTTTATTCAATCGTTCTTTTCTCCTGTAAAAATATTGGATAGTGATACTAAAACAATAGACTTAACTACTGGAACACATCAAGTTTGTATTGGAGATTCTTTTAGTTTTGAGCCTGAATTAAACGGTGTTGCCGGATCAACATATACATGGACAAAAACTGGAGATCCAACTGTAAATGTAGACACCAGAAAAATAACAATTAACAATACGAATTACGGCTCTGGAACGTATAATTTAGAAATGATTATTAATGATGGTTGTGGAAGAGTCAAAAAATACAACGGTTCTGTAGAAATTTTATTTGTCCCGAAACCAACCACTACAGCGATTCCTGTGTATGAACAATGTGATATTGATTCGAATCCAATAGACGGGATTACTTCTTTTAATTTAGAATCTAAAGAAGCAGAACTGACAAATAATACCGCTGGAATTTCTGTTACTTTTTACGAAACTACAGATGTTAATTTCACATCACCAATTACCAATAAAGTGGGTTACAGAAATACAGTATCTACAAATACTGGAAATCATAAGTTAGTGGTAAGATTAACAAATAACACTACTGGTTGTTATGATGATGGCGAATTAGAATTAAAAGTAAATGCAACCGCTTTAAATACGTATCCAGACTTGTATGTATGTGAAATTGATTTGAATGCAGCTGTTCCTGGCTCAAGAAACAGCACAGGTTCTGGAAATGCTTTTTATGATTTTGATATTAAAACAGCCGATATCATTGCTAATTCTGGTGGAGCATTTTCTAGCACAACACATAATTTTGAATATTACAGAACTGCAAATGACGCATCTTTACAAACCAATCAAATGGTTGCGCCCTATGAAGATGATTTGTTTACAAACAACGCTGATGTTTTTGTGCGTATTTCTACAAAAGGTGCTAATGCGTGTTCTGGAATTGGTCAATTTAAAATATTTGTAAATACACGCCCAATTCCGCAAGGAAACACAACTCCGATGTATTTATGTGTCAATAATCCTATTGACAATCCGCAGCAAATAACAATTGATTTAGATGGAAACACAGGAAACCCAACTGACACATATCAATGGTTTTTAAACGGAAATATAATTACGGGTGCAACCAATGCAATCCACAAAGCAAATGTGCAAGGAACTTATAAAGTAGAAGCTTACAGAGCATATCAAAACGATATTAATGACACAACTGATGATACTTCGTGTACTGGTTATAATACATTTACAGTACTTGAATCTAACAAAGCTTTGATTCTTTCTACAGATTTAATTGACGACCAAGACAATCCTGATGCAAATATATTAACAGTTACTATTTCTGGAATTGGGGAGTACGAATATGCTTTAAACAGTACCCGTTTAGCAGACTTTACAAAAGGAACTGAGAATTTAACCTTTACTTTTAAAGATGTAAAACCAGGATTAAATACTGTGTATATTCGAGATGTAAATGGTTGTGGAACTGTAAACAGTCAAAAATTATCTTTTCTTTTTTTTCAACGACATTTTTCTCCAAATAATGATGGAATTTATGATACTTGGAAAATTTTAGGAACCAACAATGCCTTTTACAAATCTGCCAGAGTAGAAATTTTTAATCGATACGGAAAAGTGGTTGCGATAATTACAGATAAAAATGGAAACGGTTGGGACGGAACGTACAACGGAAATAAATTACCATCAAACGATTATTGGTTCAATGCCGTTTTAGAAGATATAAATGGTACTATTAGAAAGGAAACTGGACATTTTAGTTTGCTTAGAAAATAA
- a CDS encoding pyridoxal phosphate-dependent aminotransferase produces the protein MSNRRNWLKQVGLGVVGLGLGQIETFANPIPNYFVSNPNDTRILLRSNENPYGPSPLARTAMTESINISNRYGWTQTSELITLIAKKNNVAEKNILLGAGSTEILDLALQFTALKKGTFILAETTYDYWTSPAKTLGIKKITIPLTADKRLNLTAMLKAIDSDTKMIYICNPNNPTGTICERDELVSFIQEASKKVIVLVDEAYIDFTNQQSLSNLVIENKNLIVAKTFSKMYGLAGGRIGYAVANESTIYELSQLQSWPNGSVSVVSTAGALASLKDENFKKEVYSLNEKVKKYTIEQLEHLNITCIPSHSNFIYFSLSNYKKDFFEQLEKNNIVGTKIYEEQGKWSRITVGTMQEMEMFINALR, from the coding sequence ATGAGTAATAGACGAAATTGGTTAAAACAAGTAGGTTTAGGAGTTGTGGGATTAGGTCTTGGACAAATTGAAACTTTTGCAAATCCAATACCTAACTACTTTGTTTCTAACCCGAATGATACTCGAATTTTATTAAGGTCTAACGAAAATCCATACGGTCCATCACCATTAGCACGAACTGCTATGACAGAAAGTATAAATATTAGCAACAGATATGGTTGGACACAAACATCTGAATTGATTACTCTAATAGCTAAAAAAAATAATGTTGCAGAAAAAAATATTCTTTTAGGAGCGGGTTCAACTGAAATTTTAGATTTAGCACTCCAATTTACTGCTTTAAAAAAAGGTACTTTTATTTTAGCCGAAACAACATATGATTATTGGACTTCTCCAGCAAAAACTTTAGGAATTAAAAAAATTACTATTCCACTTACAGCAGATAAAAGACTTAATTTGACCGCAATGCTAAAAGCCATTGATTCAGATACTAAAATGATTTATATATGTAATCCAAATAATCCGACAGGAACAATTTGTGAAAGAGATGAACTTGTATCATTTATACAAGAAGCATCAAAGAAAGTGATTGTATTAGTAGATGAAGCATACATTGACTTTACAAATCAACAATCGTTAAGTAATCTTGTAATTGAAAATAAAAATTTAATTGTTGCTAAAACTTTTTCAAAAATGTATGGATTAGCAGGTGGACGCATAGGTTATGCAGTAGCAAATGAATCCACTATTTATGAGCTTAGCCAATTACAATCTTGGCCAAACGGAAGTGTTAGTGTCGTGTCAACAGCAGGTGCTTTAGCTTCATTAAAAGATGAAAATTTTAAAAAGGAAGTTTATTCATTAAATGAAAAAGTTAAAAAATATACAATTGAACAACTTGAACACTTAAATATTACTTGTATTCCTTCGCATTCAAACTTTATTTATTTTTCCCTTTCTAATTATAAAAAAGATTTCTTTGAACAATTGGAAAAGAATAATATTGTTGGAACTAAAATTTATGAAGAACAAGGAAAATGGTCACGAATTACAGTCGGAACAATGCAAGAAATGGAAATGTTTATTAATGCCCTAAGATAA
- the uvrB gene encoding excinuclease ABC subunit UvrB translates to MDFQLHSKFKPTGDQPEAIKQLTEGLVEGEKYQTLLGVTGSGKTFTVANVIEKVNRPTLVLAHNKTLAAQLYSEFKQFFPENAVEYFVSYYDYYQPEAYIPVTGTYIEKDLSINDDIERLRISTSSSLLSGRRDVLVVASVSCLYGIGNPVEFKKNVIPIQVGQQISRTKFLHQLVTSLYSRTEFDIKSGTFKVKGDVITIYPSYGDNGYRVHFFGDEIEEIESFEIESNKVLEKFQQLTIYPANLFVTSPDILQNAIHMIQEDMVKQVDYFKEIGKHLEAKRLKERTEFDLEMIRELGYCSGIENYSRYLDGREAGTRPFCLLDYFPDDYLMIIDESHVTIPQTHAMYGGDRSRKENLVEHGFRLPAAMDNRPLKFEELEAIQNQVIYVSATPADYELQKTEGIFVEQIIRPTGLLDPVIEVRPSLNQIDDLIEEIQIRVEKDERTLVTTLTKRMAEELAKYLTRIQVRCRYIHSDVDTLERVEIMQDLRKGLFDVLIGVNLLREGLDLPEVSLVAILDADKEGFLRSHRSLTQTIGRAARNVNGLAIMYADKMTNSMQKTIDETNRRREKQIEYNTTNNITPTQITKAIDNSLTKSAVSSFHYDNAINKAAEADLEYLPKPEIEKRIRETRKNMELAAKALDFLTAAQFRDEIEVLRKHL, encoded by the coding sequence ATGGATTTTCAATTACATTCTAAATTTAAACCTACCGGAGATCAACCAGAAGCCATCAAACAATTGACCGAAGGTCTTGTTGAAGGAGAAAAATACCAAACTTTATTAGGAGTTACCGGTTCTGGAAAAACGTTTACGGTTGCAAATGTTATTGAAAAGGTAAATCGACCAACCTTGGTGTTGGCACATAACAAAACGCTAGCAGCACAATTGTATTCTGAATTCAAACAGTTTTTTCCAGAAAATGCTGTGGAATATTTTGTTTCGTACTACGATTATTATCAACCAGAAGCATACATTCCTGTTACAGGAACCTATATCGAAAAAGATTTATCTATCAACGATGACATAGAACGACTTAGAATTAGTACGTCTTCTTCCCTACTTTCAGGACGAAGAGATGTGTTGGTAGTTGCTTCGGTTTCTTGTTTATACGGAATTGGAAATCCAGTGGAATTTAAAAAGAACGTGATTCCGATTCAAGTTGGACAACAAATCTCTAGAACAAAATTCTTGCATCAATTGGTAACAAGTTTGTATTCTAGAACCGAATTTGACATCAAAAGCGGAACGTTTAAAGTAAAAGGAGATGTCATTACCATTTATCCATCGTATGGAGATAATGGGTATCGTGTTCATTTTTTTGGTGATGAAATTGAAGAAATAGAATCCTTTGAAATTGAAAGTAATAAAGTCTTAGAAAAGTTTCAACAACTTACTATTTATCCTGCAAATCTATTTGTAACCTCGCCAGACATCTTGCAAAACGCCATCCATATGATTCAAGAAGATATGGTAAAGCAAGTTGATTATTTTAAAGAAATTGGCAAACATTTAGAGGCAAAACGCTTAAAAGAACGCACAGAATTCGATTTAGAAATGATTCGAGAATTGGGATATTGTTCTGGAATCGAAAATTATTCTCGTTATTTAGACGGACGAGAAGCAGGAACAAGACCTTTCTGTTTGTTAGATTATTTTCCGGATGATTATTTAATGATTATTGACGAAAGTCACGTTACCATTCCGCAAACACACGCCATGTACGGCGGAGATAGAAGTAGAAAAGAAAATTTGGTAGAACACGGTTTTCGCTTGCCAGCCGCAATGGACAATCGTCCGTTGAAATTTGAAGAATTAGAAGCCATTCAAAATCAAGTAATTTATGTAAGTGCAACACCAGCAGATTACGAATTACAAAAAACAGAAGGAATTTTTGTTGAGCAAATTATTCGTCCAACAGGATTGTTAGATCCTGTCATTGAAGTACGCCCGAGTTTAAATCAGATTGATGATTTGATCGAAGAAATTCAAATTAGAGTTGAAAAAGACGAACGAACTTTGGTAACAACTTTGACCAAAAGAATGGCAGAAGAATTGGCAAAATACTTAACTAGAATTCAAGTTCGTTGTCGTTATATTCATTCTGATGTGGACACACTAGAACGTGTAGAAATTATGCAAGATTTACGTAAAGGTTTGTTTGATGTATTGATTGGCGTCAACCTTTTAAGAGAAGGTTTGGATTTACCAGAAGTTTCTTTAGTTGCAATTTTAGATGCAGATAAAGAAGGTTTTTTACGTTCTCACAGATCGTTGACACAAACTATTGGTAGAGCTGCAAGAAATGTAAACGGATTGGCAATTATGTACGCCGATAAAATGACAAACAGCATGCAAAAAACCATAGACGAAACCAACAGACGACGAGAAAAACAAATTGAATACAACACAACAAATAATATTACGCCAACACAAATTACCAAAGCAATAGACAATTCGTTGACAAAAAGTGCGGTTTCATCTTTTCATTATGACAATGCAATTAACAAAGCTGCAGAAGCAGATTTAGAATACTTGCCAAAGCCAGAAATTGAAAAACGCATCAGAGAAACTCGTAAAAACATGGAATTGGCAGCAAAAGCGTTAGACTTCTTAACAGCAGCTCAATTTAGAGACGAAATTGAAGTCTTGAGAAAGCATTTGTAA